From a region of the Babylonia areolata isolate BAREFJ2019XMU chromosome 25, ASM4173473v1, whole genome shotgun sequence genome:
- the LOC143299400 gene encoding GATOR1 complex protein NPRL2-like, whose protein sequence is MIECIFFSEFHHTAGPKITCQTPDDFLSKESFDAIQNFIITKRELESRLITVTAFGKKFVGCPVFIDDAKYERNALIFNVCFVFNEDVNTGSYGPVVKKLAHYMVQLETGCQFLSSKDKEPQILQFLEQVRDRLNRHGTCHLDMGDSCTVHLKVTPQEGQHVSVEDYDVPILIFPRETVLHHPWDLTTQQILHHVDGTAHVVKIAAKADVDINLVKACLQNLLFFNVIQMVSVFQYCNVYTCTPDIHKLFASKGLQEECVQYVARNNHSLPAFRDVFMLYCSLTPGTTFKDICVRFSPHNLKIDEKRLIQFGLLKGLIRRMQKYPVKLPSESADMSPRLQPIVKWLGGNHSYDEISCKTGLGYQELEDLIEKDPTCVVCWK, encoded by the exons ACACCTGATGATTTCCTGTCGAAAGAATCATTTGATGCAATACAGAACTTCATCATAAccaagagagagctagagagtcGTCTGATTACTGT cactGCCTTTGGGAAGAAGTTTGTTGGGTGTCCGGTGTTCATCGATGATGCAAAGTATGAGCGGAATGCACTGATCTTCAACGTGTGCTTTGTATTTAATGAAGACGTGAACACGGGCAGCTATGGTCCAGTGGTCAAGAAACTGGCACACTACATGGTTCAGCTGgag acgggCTGCCAGTTCTTGTCTAGCAAGGACAAAGAGCCTCAGATTCTGCAGTTCTTGGAGCAAGTCAGGGATCGATTGAACCGACATGGCACCTGTCACCTTGATATGG gGGACTCGTGCACGGTGCACCTGAAGGTGACGCCTCAGGAGGGGCAGCACGTCAGTGTGGAGGACTACGACGTTCCCATCCTTATCTTCCCACGGGAAACTGTCCTGCACCACCCATGGGACCTCACCACACAGCAG ATTCTTCATCATGTGGATGGAACTGCTCACGTGGTGAAAATTGCCGCAAAAGCTGATGTCGACATAAACCTGGTCAAAGCCTGTCTCCAGAATCTGTT GTTCTTCAATGTTATACAGATGGTGTCAGTATTCCAG tacTGCAATGTGTACACCTGCACTCCTGACATCCACAAACTGTTTGCCAGCAAGGGACTGCAGGAGGAATGTGTGCAGTATGTGGCCAGAAATA aCCATTCCCTGCCAGCCTTCAGAGATGTGTTCATGCTGTACTGCAGCTTAACGCCGGGAACAACTTTCAAAGACATCTGTGTGCGCTTCAGCCCACATAATCTGAAGATCGATGAAAA gcGTCTGATCCAGTTTGGCCTTCTGAAGGGCTTGATTCGTCGGATGCAAAAGTACCCAGTGAAGTTGCCCAGTGAGAGTGCAGACATGTCACCTCGACTGCAGCCCATTGTCAAGTGGCTGGGAGGAAACCACAGTTATGACGAAATTTCATGCAAAACAG GCCTGGGTTATCAGGAACTGGAAGATTTGATAGAGAAGGATCCCACCTGCGTTGTTTGCTGGAAGTGA